The following proteins are encoded in a genomic region of Liolophura sinensis isolate JHLJ2023 chromosome 7, CUHK_Ljap_v2, whole genome shotgun sequence:
- the LOC135470947 gene encoding LOW QUALITY PROTEIN: heat shock 70 kDa protein 14-like (The sequence of the model RefSeq protein was modified relative to this genomic sequence to represent the inferred CDS: inserted 2 bases in 2 codons; deleted 3 bases in 2 codons): protein MFRDPKMSAAFGVHFGCTSACLAVYKDGKTDVVANDLGDRVTPCXVAFTDQDQAVGAAAKQGLIRNAQNTVSNVKKIVGRKISDPAVKDYIAKSTAKVIDQNGSPHFQVDFKGSSKSVNPGLITEAIYRKMLETAQSHGGKGIQDAVLTVPVSFSADQKRAVSEAATSAGFNVLRVVSEPAAATLAYDIGQADIHEDNNVLVYRVGGXSIDASVVRVSNGIYQIVSTVSDDDHGGDKFTEVLVDYLATDFQRLHRCDARENKRSRVKLKMAAETCKHTLATLGNAQCAIDSLYDGIDFHTNVSRARFESQSSGLIPQCMQPIEQVLAQADLQKDDIHKVILCGGGIKLPILQKAVGDYFPQSDLLTTISPDETIAIGAAKQAAVLVGNPPQEIKENTEDNEMDCLATFVCVKVKNSDGAMELQPVFSKGLPIPARKHQTFTLHGDQNSFCLEIYESDTGELESARLLAKVVMKELPSEAVLKATFHFRREGSLHVSCSEPMSGKEESITIEAN, encoded by the exons ATGTTTCGAGATCCCAAGATGTCAGCTGCCTTCGGCGTTCACTTTGGTTGCACTTCTGCCTGCTTAGCGGTTTATAAG GATGGAAAAACTGATGTTGTTGCGAATGACCTCGGAGATCGAGTCACCCCCT ATGTTGCATTCACAGACCAGGATCAA GCTGTCGGAGCGGCTGCTAAACAAGGATTGATTAGAAATGCACAAAACACTGTA TCTAATGTGAAGAAGATAGTGGGACGGAAGATTTCAGATCCTGCTGTCAAGGATTATATTGCCAAAAGTACAGCTAAG GTTATTGATCAGAATGGC TCTCCTCACTTTCAAGTGGACTTCAAGGGATCATCCAAGTCAGTTAATCCAGGGCTTATCACTGAAGCTATATATAGAAAAATGTTGG AGACTGCACAGAGTCATGGTGGAAAAGGTATACAGGATGCAGTTTTGACTGTTCCTGTAAGCTTTAGTGCAGATCAAAAGCGGGCAGTCAG TGAAGCTGCCACTAGTGCTGGGTTTAATGTGTTGAGAGTTGTCAGTGAACCAGCAGCTGCTACACTAGCTTATGACATCGGCCAGGCTGATATTCATGAAGACAA CAACGTCCTTGTATACAGAGTGGGAG TGAGCATAGATGCCTCCGTTGTGCGGGTATCAAATGGGATTTACCAGATTGTGTCAACTGTCTCAGATGATGACCATGGTGGAGACAAATTTACAGAAGTGCTAGTTGATTACCTAGCCACAGATTTTCAAAG GTTGCATCGGTGTGATGCTAGAGAAAATAAAAGGTCACGTGTGAAGTTAAAAATGGCAGCAGAGACATGCAAACACACATTGGCAACTCTAGGCAATGCTCAGTGTGCCATAGACTCCCTTTATGATGGAATAGATTTCCACACAAATGTGTCCAG aGCAAGATTTGAGAGCCAAAGTAGTGGTCTAATTCCGCAGTGTATGCAGCCTATAGAACAGGTGTTAGCTCAGGCAGATTTACAAAAGGACGATATACACAAG GTTATTCTCTGTGGAGGAGGGATAAAACTTCCTATACTACAGAAAGCTGTAGGAGATTACTTTCCCCAGTCTGATCTGCTCACCACTATAAGTCCTGATGAAACAATAGCAATCGGAGCAGCGAAACAG gcTGCTGTATTAGTTGGGAATCCTCCTCAAGAAATCAAAGAGAACACAGAAGACAATGAAATGGATTGCCTGGCAACATTTGTCTGTGTTAAG GTGAAGAATTCAGATGGAGCTATGGAGTTGCAGCCAGTGTTCTCTAAAGGGCTACCGATTCCTGCAAGAAAGCATCAAACTTTCACTCTACATGGTGACCAGAACAGCTTTTGTCTGGAGATCTATGAATCTGACACTGGAGAATTGGAATCAGCACGTTTACTGGCAAAG gttgtCATGAAGGAGCTCCCAAGTGAAGCTGTGCTAAAGGCAACTTTCCATTTTAGACG ggaGGGAAGTTTACATGTGAGCTGCTCAGAACCAATGTCAGGAAAGGAGGAGTCTATTACTATAGAAGCAAATTGA
- the LOC135471185 gene encoding mesencephalic astrocyte-derived neurotrophic factor homolog — MNPTHICLALASVILGILSTVTEAKLKEGDCEVCLSVVQRFSDSLDSDIKSNADKIEKQFKKFCKTVKGRDERFCYYLGGVDTSATYIVKELAKPISWGAPKELVCEKLKSKDPSICDLKYEKSIDLTKVNLKKLKVKELKKILSDWGEDNACKGCAEKSDFIKVIEDLMPKYAPEAAKSRKNVEL; from the exons ATGAATCCAACGCACATTTGCCTGGCCTTAGCGTCAGTAATATTGGGCATATTATCCACAGTCACCGAGGCAAAACTGAAGGAAGGAGACTGTGAAG tTTGCCTGAGTGTAGTACAGAGATTTTCTGACAGCCTGGATTCGGATATCAAGTCCAATGCAgacaaaatagaaaaacaatttaaaaagttttgtaAAACAGTGAAAGGAAGAGATGAGCGATTT TGTTATTATCTTGGAGGCGTTGATACATCAGCAACATACATAGTGAAAGAGTTGGCTAAGCCGATAAGCTGGGGGGCTCCAAAGGAACTTGTCTGTGAAAAGTTGAAGTCAAAAGATCCATCTATTTGTGATCTTAAATATG aaaaatctatTGACTTGACAAAAGTGAACCTGAAGAAACTGAAGGTCAAAGAACTGAAGAAAATTTTGTCAGACTGGGGTGAGGACAATGCTTGCAAAGGATGCGCAGAGAAAAGTGATTTCATCAAAGTAATTGAAGACCTTATGCCTAAGTATGCTCCTGAAGCTGCAAAATCTAGAAAAAATGTAGAATTATGA